From a single Hymenobacter sp. YIM 151500-1 genomic region:
- a CDS encoding uroporphyrinogen-III synthase, which yields MAESNDKPGTGRHAKRISSILVTQPKPTNDVSPYFSIAEKYGIKVDFREFIEVQPVSYKDFRKEKVNILEHTAIIFTSRNAVDHFFRICQEAKIEMPAEMKYFCISEQTANYLQKYIVLRKRKLFVGQRTAADLFDVIKKHKSEKFLYPCSDIRKDDIPEFMRANNFKFTEAVIYRTVASDLSDLSDVKYDCIAFFSPSGISSLFINFPDFEQNGTRIAAFGPTTAKAVLEAGLELDIEAPQPNAPSMTGAIEAYIRYHHGADAGKEKSKTGKQNA from the coding sequence ATGGCCGAGAGCAACGACAAACCGGGGACGGGCCGTCACGCCAAGCGCATCTCCAGCATCCTTGTCACCCAGCCTAAGCCCACCAATGACGTCTCGCCTTACTTTTCCATCGCCGAAAAGTACGGCATCAAAGTAGACTTCCGGGAATTTATCGAGGTGCAGCCGGTATCCTATAAGGACTTTCGCAAAGAGAAGGTAAATATCCTCGAGCACACGGCCATCATCTTTACCAGCCGCAACGCAGTCGACCACTTTTTTCGCATTTGCCAGGAAGCCAAGATTGAAATGCCTGCCGAGATGAAATATTTCTGCATCTCGGAGCAGACGGCCAACTACCTGCAGAAATACATTGTGCTGCGCAAGCGCAAGCTCTTCGTGGGCCAGCGCACCGCCGCCGATTTGTTTGACGTTATCAAAAAGCACAAGAGCGAGAAGTTCCTGTATCCGTGCTCCGACATCCGCAAGGACGATATTCCGGAGTTCATGCGGGCCAATAACTTCAAGTTCACCGAGGCTGTCATCTACCGCACCGTTGCCAGCGACCTGTCCGACCTGTCCGACGTCAAGTACGATTGCATCGCCTTTTTCAGTCCGTCGGGTATCAGTTCGTTGTTTATCAACTTCCCGGATTTCGAGCAAAACGGCACCCGCATTGCCGCTTTCGGGCCCACCACGGCCAAAGCCGTACTAGAGGCTGGCCTGGAGCTCGATATTGAAGCCCCCCAGCCCAACGCCCCATCCATGACCGGGGCCATTGAAGCCTACATCCGCTATCATCATGGTGCTGATGCCGGCAAGGAGAAAAGCAAGACCGGAAAGCAGAACGCTTAA
- a CDS encoding DUF4271 domain-containing protein: protein MWLLWLAGLVSASRAWGAEYRPLPPAPRAGLTTDWLIYDEARNRLVLYLPDYHPPAHAYYQWLMVQPGKPLRITFTAPENLSLFLDNRLVFTATKPAAYTLDLARLLPKESGSGPHLLCVWQPEGAPNLESFTNAVAAPAAQKGQSVAPALSAQPWPRTQQGQNVFIGFLLLVGLLYGSLRAMYQPGFARIYQIEGLLGRPSAEQDFLTKPTITWLNLMLVLLFSLSFALLLVAIHTNIQNIVILRQLFDVPESAIVSRVLLYTALVAGFVLGKYLFLELMGYIFDLTELVMVQYREFVRTILFIGLFLPLVLLLYLGLHQRLPATVLWVSNGVVSLLLVASVLRVARTIHRRASLLNLHLFSYLCATEVIPLVILLKLIVFTY, encoded by the coding sequence TTGTGGTTGCTGTGGCTGGCCGGGCTGGTCTCGGCAAGTAGAGCCTGGGGCGCCGAGTACCGGCCGTTGCCGCCCGCCCCGCGCGCCGGCCTCACCACCGACTGGCTGATCTACGATGAGGCCCGCAACCGCCTCGTCCTCTACCTGCCCGACTACCATCCGCCGGCCCACGCCTATTATCAGTGGCTGATGGTGCAGCCCGGCAAGCCGCTACGCATTACGTTCACGGCCCCCGAAAATCTGAGTCTGTTTCTGGACAACCGGCTGGTATTCACGGCCACCAAGCCCGCCGCCTACACCCTGGACCTGGCCCGTCTGCTGCCGAAAGAAAGCGGTTCGGGGCCTCACCTGCTGTGCGTGTGGCAGCCCGAAGGTGCTCCTAACCTGGAGTCTTTCACCAACGCCGTGGCTGCCCCGGCAGCTCAAAAGGGGCAAAGCGTGGCGCCGGCTCTGAGTGCTCAGCCCTGGCCGCGCACGCAGCAGGGCCAGAATGTGTTCATCGGGTTTCTGCTGCTGGTAGGACTGCTTTACGGTAGTCTGCGGGCCATGTACCAGCCCGGCTTTGCACGTATCTATCAGATTGAGGGCCTGCTCGGGCGACCTTCCGCCGAGCAAGACTTTCTCACCAAGCCCACGATTACGTGGCTGAATCTGATGCTGGTGCTGCTTTTCTCTCTGTCCTTCGCCCTGCTGCTGGTAGCCATTCACACCAACATCCAAAACATTGTCATTCTGCGCCAGCTCTTCGACGTGCCAGAGTCGGCCATTGTCAGCCGGGTGCTGCTGTACACGGCGTTGGTAGCGGGCTTTGTGCTGGGCAAGTACCTGTTTTTGGAGTTGATGGGCTACATCTTCGACCTCACGGAACTGGTGATGGTGCAGTACCGGGAATTCGTGCGCACCATCCTCTTCATCGGACTGTTTCTGCCGCTGGTGCTGCTGCTCTATCTGGGCCTGCACCAGCGCCTGCCCGCCACGGTACTGTGGGTTTCCAACGGCGTGGTTTCCTTGCTGTTGGTGGCTAGTGTGCTGCGCGTAGCCCGCACCATTCATCGTCGGGCTTCCCTCCTAAATCTGCATTTGTTTTCGTACCTTTGCGCCACAGAAGTGATTCCCCTTGTCATTCTGCTGAAGCTAATCGTTTTTACCTACTAA
- the lipB gene encoding lipoyl(octanoyl) transferase LipB: MSTTYSSCASPVAAAVAPVAAAPAAAGQNRRIEVQRLGQVAYQPTWDLQEQLLADTLAVKTSNRQAAEAGAAPLPTPNYLLLCEHPHVYTLGKSGKPEHLLLDEAGLAAHGATFHRINRGGDITYHGPGQLVGYPILDLDNFFTDIHRYLRALEEAVMQTLAGYGLVAGRIPGLTGVWLDFEEGAANPRKICAMGVKCSRWVTMHGFALNITTDLTYFGHIVPCGITDKAVTSLQQELGYAVPVAEVQERLLPQLAAQLGAELF; the protein is encoded by the coding sequence ATGTCTACTACGTACTCTTCCTGCGCCAGCCCGGTAGCAGCGGCTGTCGCCCCAGTTGCGGCGGCTCCGGCCGCCGCGGGCCAAAACCGCCGCATTGAGGTGCAGCGGCTGGGCCAGGTAGCCTACCAGCCCACCTGGGATTTGCAGGAACAGCTGCTGGCCGACACCCTGGCCGTAAAAACCAGCAACCGCCAGGCTGCCGAAGCCGGCGCTGCGCCCCTGCCTACGCCCAACTATCTGCTGCTATGTGAGCATCCGCACGTGTATACGCTGGGCAAGAGCGGCAAGCCCGAGCACCTGCTGCTCGACGAGGCCGGCCTGGCGGCGCACGGAGCTACCTTTCACCGCATCAACCGCGGCGGCGACATCACCTACCACGGCCCCGGCCAGCTGGTGGGCTACCCCATTCTCGACCTCGACAACTTCTTCACCGACATTCACCGCTACCTGCGCGCCCTGGAAGAAGCCGTTATGCAGACGCTGGCCGGGTACGGGCTGGTGGCCGGCCGCATTCCGGGCCTGACGGGCGTGTGGCTGGATTTCGAGGAAGGTGCCGCCAACCCGCGTAAAATCTGCGCGATGGGCGTAAAGTGCAGCCGCTGGGTGACCATGCACGGCTTCGCCCTCAACATAACCACCGACCTCACGTATTTCGGCCACATTGTGCCCTGCGGCATTACCGACAAAGCCGTGACTTCGCTTCAGCAGGAGCTGGGCTACGCGGTGCCGGTGGCCGAGGTGCAGGAGCGGCTGCTGCCCCAGCTGGCCGCGCAACTGGGCGCCGAGCTGTTCTGA
- a CDS encoding TonB-dependent receptor — MLFSSPGLLRRAVQRGLWLSLLWTVAGPVVAQSSPAECALLLSGRVQDHESRQVLAGATVVVLETQQATQTEADGHYHLDLCPGTYRVQVTFVGYAPETVEVRVAGTVIRDFRLHPDAVALKSAVVQGQRVMLPSAQATATLSGEALQQTRGQSLGEALRKVTGVTAIQTGPSIFKPMVHGLHSNRLTLLNNGVRQEGQQWGQDHGPELDPFLASQLTVVKGASAVRYGSDALGGVVLVQPPPLRDTAGVGGEAHLVGMSNNGLGAASARLDGNLRRLPALSWRAQGTVRRAATARTPEYNIANSAFAEYNYSGALGWRKPTYGVEAFFSQYNTRIGLFPVPDGSLEDIQRAAGLRRPLVTSEFSYDIERPYQQVRHDLLKLTGFVRTGAAGRLTATVARQVDFRSEFDKYGQRNDERAARNLPELDYRNRTTTADVAWEHRTWRGLTGSIGLSGTYQSNTYRPGSRFFIPYYTNLVGGVYWLESWQHGRWQLEGGLRLDRRDLTTKRPERVAGEFAVREERFRFTTPAASLGAIWDPGAHLTLRADASLTRRAPAANERASRGVHNGIYEEGYDISRPAGARGLTPETAWHTALTATWHDNPRLNGELTVYQTLFDGYIYQTIIEPVLTVRGRFPSYRYQQTDASFRGVDATATYQLASRWLLGAKAAVVVERDRTRRDYLILAPADRLEASLRHDVRLPAATRFSGAYAQLSGLGVRRQTRTPEAVAEGLVDYTAAPPGYALLNAELGTTFRLAGHPLDVNLSGTNLLNTTYRDYLNRYRYYLHEMGRNVSVRVRIPLGK, encoded by the coding sequence ATGCTTTTTTCTTCTCCGGGCCTGCTCCGGAGGGCAGTGCAGCGTGGGCTGTGGCTAAGTCTGCTGTGGACGGTGGCCGGGCCCGTGGTGGCGCAGTCTTCCCCGGCAGAGTGCGCCCTGCTGCTCAGCGGCCGCGTGCAGGACCACGAGTCCCGGCAGGTGCTGGCCGGGGCTACAGTGGTGGTGCTGGAAACTCAGCAAGCCACGCAAACTGAGGCCGACGGCCACTACCACCTGGACCTCTGCCCTGGCACTTACCGCGTGCAGGTAACATTTGTGGGCTACGCTCCCGAAACCGTGGAGGTACGCGTGGCCGGCACTGTTATCCGCGACTTCCGCCTCCACCCCGACGCCGTGGCCCTGAAAAGCGCCGTGGTGCAGGGGCAGCGCGTGATGCTTCCCTCGGCTCAGGCCACGGCCACACTCAGCGGCGAAGCCTTGCAGCAAACCCGCGGGCAAAGCCTGGGCGAAGCCTTGCGGAAGGTGACGGGCGTAACGGCCATCCAGACCGGGCCCAGCATCTTTAAGCCCATGGTGCACGGCCTGCACTCCAACCGCCTGACTTTGCTCAACAACGGCGTGCGGCAGGAAGGCCAGCAGTGGGGCCAGGACCACGGCCCCGAGCTGGACCCGTTTCTGGCCTCGCAGCTGACCGTGGTAAAGGGCGCCTCAGCCGTGCGCTACGGCTCCGATGCCCTGGGTGGCGTGGTGCTGGTGCAGCCCCCGCCCCTGCGCGACACGGCTGGGGTGGGTGGCGAAGCGCACCTGGTGGGCATGAGCAACAACGGCCTGGGGGCGGCTTCGGCCCGGCTCGATGGCAACCTGCGCCGCCTGCCGGCCCTGAGCTGGCGGGCCCAGGGCACGGTGCGCCGCGCCGCCACGGCCCGCACGCCGGAGTATAATATTGCCAACTCGGCATTTGCCGAATACAACTACTCGGGGGCCCTGGGCTGGCGCAAGCCCACGTACGGTGTCGAGGCCTTTTTCAGCCAGTACAACACCCGGATTGGGCTGTTTCCGGTGCCCGATGGTAGCCTGGAGGACATTCAGCGGGCGGCGGGGCTGCGGCGGCCCTTGGTGACGTCGGAGTTCAGCTACGACATTGAGCGGCCCTACCAGCAGGTGCGCCACGACTTGCTGAAGCTCACCGGGTTTGTGCGCACCGGCGCAGCGGGCCGCCTCACGGCCACCGTAGCCCGGCAGGTAGACTTTCGGAGTGAGTTTGACAAGTACGGGCAGCGCAATGATGAGCGGGCGGCCCGCAACCTGCCCGAGCTGGACTACCGCAACCGCACCACCACCGCCGATGTGGCCTGGGAGCACCGGACCTGGCGCGGGCTCACGGGCAGCATTGGGCTGAGCGGCACCTACCAGAGCAACACCTACCGGCCCGGCAGCCGCTTTTTCATTCCCTACTACACCAACCTGGTGGGCGGGGTGTACTGGCTGGAAAGCTGGCAGCACGGACGGTGGCAGCTGGAAGGCGGCCTGCGCCTGGACCGCCGCGACCTAACCACCAAGCGCCCGGAGCGCGTGGCCGGCGAGTTTGCGGTGCGCGAAGAGCGGTTCCGGTTCACCACGCCGGCCGCCTCGCTGGGCGCCATCTGGGACCCCGGCGCCCACCTGACCCTGCGCGCCGACGCCTCCCTGACCCGCCGGGCCCCGGCCGCCAACGAGCGGGCCAGCCGCGGGGTGCACAACGGCATCTACGAGGAAGGCTACGACATCAGCCGCCCGGCTGGGGCCCGTGGCCTGACGCCGGAAACCGCCTGGCACACGGCCCTCACGGCCACCTGGCACGACAACCCGCGCCTGAACGGGGAGCTGACCGTGTACCAGACCCTGTTCGACGGCTACATCTACCAGACCATCATTGAACCGGTGCTCACGGTGCGGGGTCGCTTTCCGAGCTACCGCTACCAGCAAACCGACGCCTCATTCCGCGGGGTAGACGCCACGGCGACCTACCAACTGGCTTCGCGCTGGCTGCTGGGGGCCAAAGCTGCCGTAGTGGTGGAGCGTGACCGGACCCGCCGCGACTACCTCATCCTGGCCCCCGCCGACCGCCTAGAAGCCTCCCTGCGCCACGATGTGCGCCTGCCCGCCGCCACCCGGTTTTCGGGGGCATATGCCCAGCTGAGCGGCTTGGGCGTGCGCCGCCAGACCCGCACTCCGGAGGCCGTAGCCGAGGGGCTGGTGGATTACACCGCCGCCCCGCCCGGCTACGCCCTGCTCAACGCCGAGCTGGGCACCACCTTCCGCCTGGCCGGCCACCCGCTCGATGTGAACCTGAGCGGTACCAACCTGCTCAACACCACCTACCGGGACTACCTCAACCGCTACCGCTACTACCTCCACGAGATGGGGCGCAACGTGAGCGTGCGGGTCCGCATTCCGCTGGGTAAGTAA
- a CDS encoding YraN family protein — translation MPLSAHQLGHDGEDAALRYLEQRGYTLVHRNYRHRRAEVDLIVRQGHELLVFVEVKARSSVQYGHPEEFVTERKRQLLRLAAEQVQEDLSWSGDIRFDIVALTPTAAGLRVEHFEDAFY, via the coding sequence ATGCCTCTATCTGCCCATCAGCTCGGCCACGACGGCGAGGACGCTGCGCTACGCTACCTGGAGCAGCGCGGCTACACCCTGGTGCACCGCAACTACCGCCACCGCCGCGCCGAGGTAGACCTGATTGTGCGGCAGGGCCACGAGTTGTTGGTGTTCGTGGAGGTAAAAGCCCGTTCCTCGGTGCAGTACGGGCACCCCGAGGAGTTTGTGACCGAGCGGAAACGGCAGCTCCTGCGCCTGGCCGCCGAGCAAGTCCAGGAGGACCTCAGCTGGTCCGGCGACATCCGCTTCGACATCGTTGCCCTCACGCCTACCGCTGCCGGCTTGCGCGTCGAGCATTTCGAGGATGCTTTCTATTGA
- a CDS encoding MraY family glycosyltransferase: MNALGIQLGLSSLWAFLVALFAVPSIIYIAHLKNMLDTPNVRTVHESLTPRLGGVAVFAGFMSALTIFAPLDNGVQQLLAGCIVLFFVGLKDDLVSISVSKKFIGQLLATGVVMIMAEPEIRITNFQGILGVHELPVGISYAFTFLVIVGITNAINLIDGLDGLAGTIVLIIVSTYGYYFYRYGGPNFQNYVFVSVCVVGGMLGFLRYNFHKATIFMGDTGSLVCGFIVSVLTIQFIEMGLKVGQPFASSSPAVAAGILFVPLFDTLRVFIVRMMAGRSPFSPDKNHVHHRILAMGFQQISTVMLLALLNLIVILFVINFAYLGNTMLIAALVAFSCLLSIFLGVYHSRTARQRVAS, translated from the coding sequence ATGAATGCACTCGGAATTCAGTTGGGCTTGTCCTCCCTGTGGGCATTTCTGGTGGCACTGTTCGCCGTTCCGTCCATCATCTACATTGCCCATCTGAAGAACATGCTCGACACGCCCAATGTGCGGACCGTGCATGAGTCGCTGACGCCGCGCCTGGGCGGGGTAGCCGTGTTTGCCGGCTTCATGTCGGCCCTCACCATCTTCGCCCCCCTCGATAATGGCGTGCAGCAGCTGCTGGCCGGGTGCATCGTCCTGTTTTTCGTGGGGCTGAAAGATGACCTGGTGAGTATATCGGTGTCCAAGAAGTTCATCGGCCAGCTCCTGGCTACTGGTGTGGTAATGATTATGGCCGAGCCCGAAATCCGCATCACCAACTTCCAGGGCATTTTGGGTGTGCACGAGCTGCCGGTGGGCATCAGCTACGCCTTCACCTTTCTGGTTATCGTCGGCATTACCAATGCCATCAACCTGATTGATGGCCTCGACGGCTTGGCCGGCACCATCGTCCTGATTATCGTCAGCACCTACGGCTACTACTTCTACCGCTACGGAGGCCCCAACTTCCAGAACTACGTGTTCGTGTCGGTGTGCGTGGTGGGCGGCATGCTGGGCTTTCTGCGCTACAACTTCCATAAAGCCACCATCTTCATGGGCGACACGGGCTCTTTGGTCTGCGGCTTCATTGTGTCGGTGCTCACTATTCAGTTTATTGAAATGGGCCTGAAAGTGGGGCAGCCGTTTGCTTCCTCGTCGCCGGCAGTAGCGGCCGGCATTCTGTTCGTGCCTCTGTTTGATACGTTGCGCGTGTTCATCGTGCGCATGATGGCCGGCCGCTCGCCCTTCTCCCCCGATAAAAACCACGTGCACCACCGCATCTTGGCCATGGGCTTTCAGCAGATCAGCACGGTTATGCTGCTGGCCCTGCTCAACCTGATTGTGATTTTGTTTGTCATCAATTTCGCCTACCTCGGCAACACAATGCTGATTGCCGCCCTTGTGGCGTTTTCCTGTCTGCTAAGCATTTTCCTGGGCGTATACCACAGCCGAACCGCCCGGCAGCGCGTGGCCTCTTAA
- the htpG gene encoding molecular chaperone HtpG → MQEKGSISIHTENIFPIIKKFLYSDHEIFLRELVSNAVDATQKLRSLAQLGEYKGELGELKVTVSVDKDKRTIMVSDRGLGMTAEEIKKYINQIAFSGATEFVEKYKTQDAAAKDQIIGQFGLGFYSAFMVAKEVEIFSKSYQEGTEAAHWTCDGSTEFSLETTDKAERGTDVVLHVAEDSEEFLEPQRLRGILNKYCKFLPVEIEFEGQVINQTAPIWTKQPSELTDEDYTKFYQELYPFSEAPLFWIHLNVDYPFNLTGILYFPKVKDELQFQRNKIQLYSRQVFITDEVKDVVPEFLMLLHGVIDSPDIPLNVSRSFLQADANVRKINTYITKKVADKLAELFRKDRAGFEEKWPDISLFVKYGMLSDEKFYDKAKDFALVQNTAGKFFTLTEYQEFIQANQQDKNGQTVVLYTTDAEAQHAFVSAATDRGYDVLKLDAVLDPHFIGQLEQKLEKTTFKRVDADTISKLIEKEEATESVLSDDDKTKLQELFTQAVSNEHMHVQVEALSPQDAPVIITLPEFMRRMKDMQRVGGGGGMQMFGSLPDSYTVSVNANHPVAQRVLRADADASAKLARQAFDLALLAQGMLKGEALTAFVKRSADLLATE, encoded by the coding sequence ATGCAAGAGAAAGGTAGCATCTCGATTCACACCGAGAATATCTTCCCCATCATCAAGAAATTCCTGTACTCCGACCACGAAATCTTCCTGCGAGAGCTGGTCAGCAACGCCGTGGATGCCACGCAGAAGCTGCGCAGCCTGGCCCAGTTGGGCGAGTACAAGGGTGAGCTGGGCGAGCTGAAAGTGACGGTGAGCGTGGATAAAGACAAGCGCACCATCATGGTTTCGGACCGCGGCCTGGGCATGACGGCCGAGGAAATCAAGAAGTACATCAACCAGATTGCCTTCTCGGGTGCCACCGAGTTTGTAGAGAAGTACAAAACCCAGGATGCCGCGGCCAAAGACCAAATTATCGGGCAGTTCGGGCTGGGCTTCTACTCGGCGTTTATGGTGGCCAAGGAGGTTGAAATCTTCTCTAAGAGCTACCAGGAAGGCACCGAAGCCGCCCACTGGACCTGCGACGGCAGCACTGAGTTCAGCCTCGAAACCACCGATAAGGCCGAGCGCGGCACCGATGTGGTGCTGCACGTAGCCGAAGACTCCGAGGAGTTTCTGGAGCCCCAGCGCCTGCGGGGCATCCTGAACAAGTACTGCAAGTTTCTGCCCGTCGAAATCGAGTTTGAAGGCCAGGTAATCAACCAGACGGCCCCCATCTGGACCAAGCAGCCCTCGGAGCTGACCGACGAGGACTACACCAAGTTCTACCAGGAGCTATATCCGTTTTCGGAGGCGCCGCTGTTCTGGATTCACCTCAACGTGGACTATCCGTTCAACCTGACGGGTATTCTGTACTTCCCCAAGGTGAAGGACGAGCTGCAGTTCCAGCGCAACAAGATTCAGCTCTACTCGCGCCAGGTGTTTATCACCGATGAGGTGAAGGACGTGGTGCCGGAGTTCCTAATGTTGCTGCACGGCGTCATCGACTCGCCCGACATTCCGCTCAACGTGTCGCGCAGTTTCCTGCAAGCCGACGCCAATGTGCGCAAAATCAACACCTACATTACCAAAAAGGTAGCCGACAAGCTGGCCGAGCTGTTCCGCAAGGACCGCGCAGGCTTCGAGGAAAAGTGGCCCGACATCAGCCTGTTTGTGAAGTACGGCATGTTGTCGGATGAGAAATTCTACGACAAGGCCAAGGACTTTGCGCTGGTACAAAACACGGCCGGTAAGTTCTTCACCCTGACCGAGTACCAGGAGTTCATCCAAGCCAACCAGCAGGACAAAAACGGCCAAACGGTGGTGCTGTACACCACCGACGCCGAAGCCCAGCATGCCTTTGTTTCGGCCGCCACCGACCGCGGCTACGATGTGCTCAAGCTCGACGCCGTGCTCGACCCGCACTTTATCGGGCAGCTGGAGCAGAAGCTCGAAAAAACCACCTTCAAGCGCGTCGACGCCGACACCATCAGCAAGCTCATCGAGAAGGAAGAAGCCACCGAGAGCGTGCTCAGCGACGACGACAAAACCAAGTTGCAGGAGCTGTTTACGCAGGCCGTGAGCAACGAGCACATGCACGTGCAGGTGGAAGCATTGTCGCCGCAGGACGCGCCGGTTATCATTACGCTGCCGGAGTTTATGCGCCGCATGAAGGACATGCAGCGCGTGGGCGGTGGCGGCGGTATGCAGATGTTCGGCTCTCTGCCCGACTCCTATACCGTGAGCGTGAATGCCAATCATCCCGTGGCCCAGCGCGTGCTGCGCGCCGACGCCGATGCCAGCGCCAAGCTGGCCCGCCAGGCGTTTGACCTCGCTCTGCTGGCGCAGGGTATGCTGAAAGGTGAGGCGCTAACTGCGTTTGTAAAGCGCAGCGCTGATTTGCTGGCTACCGAGTAG
- a CDS encoding cation diffusion facilitator family transporter: protein MHHHHDHHGHHHHAPTEFGRAFGWGIGLNLLFVAAEVAGGLWANSSALLSDAGHNLSDVLSLALAWGATWLARRQPTERYTYGYKSATIQAALLNAALLYLALGAILWDAVDHLRHPTPVNGPVVMVLAGLGVLINGFTAWLFRRGQDVNVRGAYLHLLTDMLVSVGVVVGGAVVYFTGWHWLDPALSFVILTVVAVGSWGLLRETVQLSLQAAPAAIDVAAVRQFLLSRPGVTDLHDLHIWPLSTQDTALTVHLVRPGLSNGNQFLRDLQHDLHHEFNISHCTVQLEDEFPLMGAHGCCA from the coding sequence ATGCATCATCACCACGACCATCACGGCCATCATCACCACGCGCCCACTGAGTTTGGGCGCGCGTTTGGCTGGGGCATTGGCCTCAACCTGCTGTTTGTAGCGGCCGAAGTAGCGGGCGGACTGTGGGCCAACTCCTCGGCGCTGCTCTCCGACGCCGGGCACAACCTGAGCGACGTGCTGAGCCTAGCCCTGGCCTGGGGTGCCACCTGGCTGGCCCGCCGCCAGCCCACAGAGCGGTACACCTACGGCTACAAAAGTGCCACCATTCAGGCTGCGCTGCTGAACGCCGCTTTACTCTACCTGGCCCTGGGCGCCATCTTGTGGGACGCCGTAGACCACCTGCGCCACCCCACGCCCGTGAACGGGCCCGTGGTAATGGTACTGGCGGGCCTGGGCGTGCTCATCAACGGCTTTACGGCCTGGCTGTTTCGGCGGGGGCAGGACGTGAACGTGCGCGGGGCCTACCTGCACCTGCTCACCGACATGCTCGTGTCGGTGGGCGTGGTGGTGGGCGGGGCCGTGGTGTACTTCACGGGCTGGCACTGGCTGGACCCGGCCCTGAGCTTCGTGATTCTGACCGTAGTGGCCGTGGGCTCCTGGGGGCTGCTGCGCGAAACCGTGCAGCTGAGCCTGCAAGCCGCTCCTGCTGCTATTGATGTGGCGGCCGTGCGGCAGTTCTTGCTCAGCCGCCCCGGCGTTACGGACCTGCACGACCTGCACATCTGGCCCCTGAGCACCCAGGACACTGCCCTGACCGTGCACCTGGTCCGGCCTGGCCTCTCCAACGGCAACCAGTTTCTGCGCGACTTGCAGCACGACCTTCACCACGAGTTCAACATCAGCCACTGCACCGTGCAGCTCGAAGACGAATTTCCGCTGATGGGCGCCCACGGCTGCTGCGCGTAG
- a CDS encoding toxin-antitoxin system YwqK family antitoxin: protein MRLFRSSPFLLLGLWLAAACAKKTVSFNSRPNELLQATAADSLAAAAGDTTRGKPSLEAKPVALSKDQERAAKDKEKAAQRKPKKKKKVFLGERIKKGYVKSGGKGKNQIVEVFYYLRDFQQPNPYAPARYYFSPRKRKIFKASGELNPSTDKVLHGPYKKMQGGKVVETGYFALGTRHLRWERLNRDNILQLKTHYEMGFPRDAAITYYDAAQKQVKEVIPYLNGELEGDYVRYHENGQRDWEGQFENGRKVGEWTKFWGFRNRAHYKYLYGESGYEPEVAEPVLVKEYNRNGVLIYEKDKLDNRGKPDNSRPGARR, encoded by the coding sequence ATGCGCCTATTCCGTTCGTCTCCCTTTTTGCTGCTTGGTTTGTGGCTGGCTGCTGCCTGCGCTAAGAAGACGGTGTCTTTCAACAGCCGCCCCAACGAGCTGCTGCAAGCTACTGCAGCTGATAGCTTGGCCGCTGCTGCCGGCGACACCACGCGCGGCAAGCCATCCTTAGAGGCTAAGCCCGTGGCCCTAAGCAAAGATCAGGAACGAGCCGCTAAGGATAAGGAGAAGGCGGCCCAGCGCAAGCCCAAGAAAAAGAAAAAGGTTTTTTTGGGTGAGCGAATCAAAAAAGGCTATGTGAAATCGGGGGGTAAAGGCAAAAACCAGATAGTGGAGGTCTTCTACTATTTGCGCGACTTCCAGCAGCCCAACCCGTACGCCCCGGCCCGCTACTACTTCAGCCCGCGCAAGCGCAAAATCTTCAAGGCCAGCGGCGAGCTGAACCCCTCTACCGACAAAGTGCTGCACGGGCCTTATAAGAAAATGCAGGGCGGCAAGGTGGTAGAAACCGGCTACTTTGCCCTGGGCACGCGCCACCTGCGCTGGGAGCGGCTCAACCGCGACAATATCCTGCAACTCAAAACCCACTACGAAATGGGTTTCCCGCGCGACGCGGCCATTACCTACTACGACGCGGCTCAGAAGCAGGTGAAGGAGGTAATTCCGTACCTGAACGGTGAGCTGGAAGGTGACTACGTGCGCTACCACGAAAACGGCCAGCGCGACTGGGAAGGCCAGTTTGAGAATGGCCGCAAAGTGGGCGAGTGGACCAAGTTCTGGGGCTTCCGCAACCGCGCCCATTACAAGTACCTCTACGGCGAATCGGGCTATGAGCCGGAAGTAGCCGAGCCCGTGCTGGTGAAAGAGTATAACCGCAACGGCGTGCTCATCTACGAGAAAGACAAGCTCGACAACCGCGGCAAACCCGATAACTCCCGCCCCGGCGCCCGGCGGTAA